The Herpetosiphonaceae bacterium genome has a segment encoding these proteins:
- a CDS encoding energy-coupling factor transporter transmembrane component T, with product MIVTWGYRKRGSAIERLDPRTRILGFIGLTFALIQIWDLRIILIFFVGTLALLWLSRLTWRETRRFWIVMSIVVLILTLFTALTGWQGAGVYAVERPIWPQGLTLLGYTFYPSLSIERSVFAVAQLLRIFTLATLSILVIYTTNPGHFGVAVRRLGVPDKFAFATDLAFRFVPTLARDFSTTLDAQKARGYELERKGGLLRQIRNMAPLVVPVTINAIVGADEIVDAMDLRAFGTGPRTWTEPLRYRWWDYAVIAAAALIFVSITTLNLLGYGNFWLPEVFRR from the coding sequence ATGATTGTCACCTGGGGCTACCGCAAGCGCGGCAGCGCGATCGAGCGGCTCGATCCGCGCACGCGCATCCTTGGCTTTATCGGCCTGACGTTCGCGCTGATCCAGATCTGGGATCTGCGGATCATCCTGATCTTCTTTGTCGGCACGCTGGCGCTGCTGTGGCTTTCCCGCCTGACGTGGCGCGAAACGCGGCGCTTCTGGATCGTGATGAGCATCGTGGTGCTGATCCTGACGCTGTTTACGGCGCTGACCGGCTGGCAGGGCGCGGGCGTCTATGCCGTCGAGCGTCCGATCTGGCCGCAAGGGCTGACGCTGCTCGGCTACACCTTCTATCCGTCGCTCAGCATCGAGCGCAGCGTCTTTGCCGTGGCGCAACTGCTGCGGATCTTTACGCTGGCGACGCTCTCGATCCTGGTGATCTACACCACCAATCCGGGGCATTTCGGCGTCGCGGTGCGGCGGCTGGGCGTGCCCGACAAATTCGCCTTTGCCACGGACCTTGCCTTTCGGTTCGTGCCGACGCTGGCGCGCGATTTTAGCACGACGCTGGACGCGCAGAAGGCGCGCGGCTATGAGCTGGAGCGCAAGGGCGGCCTGCTGCGGCAGATCCGCAACATGGCTCCGCTGGTGGTGCCGGTGACGATCAATGCGATCGTGGGTGCCGACGAGATTGTCGATGCGATGGATCTGCGCGCCTTCGGCACGGGGCCGCGCACCTGGACCGAGCCGCTGCGCTATCGCTGGTGGGATTATGCGGTGATTGCCGCTGCCGCGCTGATCTTTGTGAGCATCACGACGCTCAACCTGCTGGGCTACGGGAACTTCTGGCTGCCGGAGGTGTTCCGCCGATGA
- a CDS encoding ECF transporter S component — MRTASPNRYTRPLLLVAVLVVVSVVLVYIGNMLATAQGADPLAGFNWIWFVLIGAGIVYGLYVAFADRPIWQVGTREVVMMAIGAALYGFFSYWSNSVQMPSVSQVALRPAVVIPVLFGVLFGPVVGFFTGFVGNILGDALTGWGVFPIWDIGNGLMGMVAGLAVAFPRSRRSFNGLTIAIGVVGLVLTAWLLLDPTVENQFADGAVGAMWWVPLLGVALVIGLRYVLRDRPDVAIALLWSALGVIVGIGFAAIADIWWNGYTPQVAILGEFVPAAGPNLINIAILLPILYGAYTSARARTGRV, encoded by the coding sequence ATGAGAACAGCTTCGCCGAACCGGTACACCCGCCCACTGCTACTGGTAGCAGTGCTGGTCGTCGTCAGTGTGGTATTGGTGTATATCGGAAATATGCTAGCCACCGCTCAAGGCGCGGACCCGCTGGCTGGCTTCAACTGGATCTGGTTCGTGCTGATCGGAGCCGGAATCGTCTATGGCCTGTACGTCGCCTTCGCCGATCGTCCGATCTGGCAGGTCGGCACACGCGAGGTAGTGATGATGGCGATCGGCGCGGCGCTGTACGGCTTCTTTTCCTACTGGAGCAACTCGGTGCAGATGCCTTCGGTCAGCCAGGTAGCGCTGCGTCCGGCGGTAGTGATCCCGGTGCTCTTTGGCGTGCTCTTCGGTCCGGTGGTCGGCTTCTTCACCGGATTTGTGGGCAACATCCTGGGCGACGCGCTGACCGGCTGGGGCGTATTCCCTATCTGGGACATCGGCAACGGGCTGATGGGCATGGTCGCCGGCCTGGCGGTCGCGTTTCCGCGCAGCCGCCGCAGCTTCAACGGCCTGACAATCGCGATCGGCGTGGTGGGCCTGGTTCTAACCGCGTGGCTGCTGCTCGATCCAACCGTCGAAAACCAGTTTGCAGACGGCGCGGTCGGGGCGATGTGGTGGGTGCCGCTGCTGGGCGTGGCGCTGGTGATCGGCCTGCGCTACGTGCTGCGCGATCGGCCCGACGTCGCGATTGCGCTGCTGTGGTCGGCGCTGGGCGTGATCGTCGGGATCGGCTTTGCGGCGATTGCCGACATCTGGTGGAACGGCTACACGCCTCAGGTGGCGATCCTGGGCGAGTTCGTCCCGGCGGCTGGTCCCAACCTGATCAACATCGCGATCCTGCTGCCGATTCTCTACGGCGCGTACACCTCGGCGCGGGCACGGACCGGGCGGGTCTGA